actgaaaaataaatgctatacttctaaaaatttaaggcTATAAGCTTTGATCTTTATGcaaaattgtgatttttttaatatttacactaaaaaaattgttaaatttctaaaatttaagacttctacatttagtatttttctaagtatttgttaaacattattttctaaatatataaattaaattaattacaaaaaaattaatacaatatagtGCAACAccaaatatgatataattaaaaattaagatatcaTAGTGTAACACCAAACATTATATAGTATAATACAGTGTGTCAAATGCACTCTTAGTGtcaaaaatccaaaatgactattttaacACTATTCAACTAGAACCAATGTGAACCAACCAGCGGGCTTCTCATTTTTCTGCCTTATGGCACATTGTGATCagagatataaattttaaaatacattacaCCTAACTAAAATGTATATGCACTCCACCGATGAGCCCATTTCAACACTAAAAGTaagtaaaatcaaatattttttgggatattcttcaaaatttaaattaaagtttaaattaatgtcaaaattaccccaaaaatttatgttaGGTACATGAATTTTCAGAATAAGATTATAAGAATATATACTACCCCAAGTCACCAAAAGTCACCAAAATGAAGCTTTAATTGCTCTCAATTTCCCGTATTTGGCAGATTAATCATTATCTGTAACACAGccaatgacaaaaataaaaatgaaccAATCGTTCTTCACACTTTCACTTCTGGTAAATATGCTACAGCCTCCAGATTTTCGATGATTTGTGTTGTTGGCTTTGGAGGCACAGCCATAAAAGCTTTAACCACGGGCTTCAATTTTTCAGTTGCCTTGATGATTCCCAAGAACACAAGTCGATAAACAACCACCATGCCAAACAAAATAGCGAGATCAACCCACTTAGAATATCCCAATTCTAATTGCCATGTATCTCTCAATATCTGTTCTCCATCTTGATTGTTATCAAATTTCAGACCTTCAAACTCATTCTTGAACATTCCTTGGTACGCATATTTATGgaaaacaatataatataatgggTATTTCCAGAATATTTTGGGAATATCGTTCGGCAATTGAAAGAATCCACCCCCTAAAATCATCATCCCTTGAATTCCAGAACCTGTTATTATACCCAATAGATAATTGGGCACCAAGCTGGCAACGATCATCATTAGACTCTCAACCAGCATCATGCATGCAAATAATAGCAAAACAAAGTAAAAGAAGTGTTGGTATCCTTTGTGAAGTCCTGGAAGGTAATAAACTATCGCTCCAGGGACCAATGAAATGATTATTAAGTATGGCACTGCTGAGAATGAGTTGCCAACTACAAATGCTGTGGCACCATAGTGCCCGTTTAGTCTTTCTCGTTCGAACACCTGTATATTTATGTACAAAATAGTTAAGAGGCCTACAGCGGGGGTCATAATGCAAAACCCATATTAAATATTCCATAACATAAAATCAGTGAAATCGAAAGGACTTAAGACAATGACCGTAATCGAGAAACTATAAACCTTAAGTAggctataaaaaaaaaattaggaactAGTAAGAGGTACAAAGGTTAAAAAATGCATCCTCCCTCCCCCAAAGTTTTGGCTTTAGACTCCATCTCTCTACATAGTTTCGCCTTTAAATTTCTTGTGaaagaatataattttaacttttcgTTGATATGAGGTGTAGATGTCATAAGATTGAGACAATCCTCAATTAGAAAGGATATAATCGTAATGTTATGTTGATATGAAGTTTAAATCTCATAAAATTGAGATAATCTAAATTGACTagaattcaaatataaatctatAAATGGTAAGAATTGAGAATCGACAATAATgttaaagaaaattctttaaCACTTTAAGGGAAAAGAAGGACAAGACTTAGCATAGGTTAAAAGAACCCAATTTTAAAGTGATGTAATCTCTAGTGGGctagaattgaaacaaattgattaataaaaaatttttgtgtgacagttagaaataaaatcttaGATTTAGTATAGAAACCACTCGCCCAAAAAATGTTACGTTAGGCAATGGCTTAACATTATTATTGCTTAGATCACTACGATCTTGGTGATTCCTTGCCGAACTTATTCCTACTCGAAGATCTCGTTAGGAAATTTTGTCCACTATGAGCTTCAGGTACGCGCACATTTTCCAAGAAAAAACCATTGCTACTAATATGTTACTTAATATGGGTCTcttgcatttctttttttaacattgaATGGACTTTGGAAAAGCCGAGCCCCCGCCTCTGAAGGATGACCGTTCAACCAAGAAAGTCAGATTTCGGTCCCAAGGTGCTGACACAGATAATCCAGTCACCCTCTCCTTCATGGACAAACTAATGGAATCTCATTCAACGGTTGCAAAAGATCTAATTACTGGTGATGGTGACTTGGATTTTAGGGTTAATATGCCAACTGATCAGGCCATGGCAATATATGGTGGTGGTTAAATTACTTGGGCGATCTATTGGCTATAGCGCCCTTTGTAACCGATTGGGATTGTTATGGAATTCAACTTCAGATTTCTCTGTTATCGATTTGGAAAATAACTATTTCTTAGTCCGCTTCAAATCAAAAGAAGATGTTGATTTTGCTCTGTCCCAGGGACCATGGACAATAATGGAGCACTACTTAATCGTTCGACCATGGACTCAGCACTTTGATAATTTGAAAGAGGAGTGTGATTCAGTTATAGCATGGATTCGGCTACCTGGTATGACGCTTTACTATTATCACAAGTGCATCCTCTGGATGATTGGACAAATAGTTGGCAAAGTTTTTTGGATTGATTATAATACGGAGTCTATGACACGAGGCAGGATTGAAAGAATTGCTGTTGAAGTCACCCTTTCAAATCCTCTGGTCTCACAATTTCTCTTGGATGGAAAGGTCCAGAAAGTCCAATATGAGAATCTTCCAAATATTTGTTTTGGCTGTGGTAAATGTCATCATTCTTGTGAGTCATGTCCTAATAGGGTTATGAGGAATGAGACAGTAGGAGAGAAGGGGTTCGGTGGTGAAAAAACTAACACTGAGATCGTGCCAGAGACGGGCGTGAGAAGGAATATTCTAAATATTCCAAAGTTTAGACCGTGGATGGTGGTTTCTAGGAAAGGAAAGCCGTGAGTCAATAAGGGGAAGGAGTTGGTACATGATTTGGACCTTGATCATCAGAACAATTTTGGTAGTAGTTCCCGTTTTGGAGTGCTTGCTAATGATATGGATGGAGATTTTTACAAGGAGATAAACTGTGAAGAAGTGGTTCCTATCCTAGACCCACATGGACCCACCAATAACCCTAATAATCATGGATAAGGATTCAGTACTCAGTTGAGTTTGGGCTGAGCACTGAATCAACGgttattaaataagataaataattgatttagtGTTTGGAAAAAATTCAGCTCAACACTGAATTCTAATCCAATAGTCACAAACCAAAACCTAAAAATTAGccttcaataaaaaaagaccTCCACTCCCGTGCAACTAACCCGTAACACACGTAACCAAAAGAATGCCATCCTTGAAATCTAAACAGACCCTATTCCTATGCAAACCAACCCACGTCCCCCACCCCTATATTTGTCAGCTTAAATCCTCTTTTCCACACTGTTGTCTCCTTTCATAATGACATAAACATCAACCCAATGTCAATGCCCTCCAACCGAATAGAACACATATCTTTTAGCACCATGGTGGCAGATACACCTCAGCCACTAGGGGAGTCTCATGATGCTGAGACTTTGGCTGTGAATGAGAATCTAGATGATGACAGTAATGATAATGACTTCATGCATGACAGTGGTGATGAAAACTTTGGCTCAACAGAGGATGATTTATCTTTAGATGATGAAAACAACATAGGCCCAGAACATAAGGTTCTGGAGCAGTCGGTGTAAGGCTGTCATTTTCtctactttttttctttcatgtctAAACctattttgttttagaatgTGCAAGGTGCGGCCTCTAAGAAGCTTCACCAAGCTTTTGCTACTCTTCTCACCAACTACAAGCCTGGCATAGTTGTTGTCTTAGAGCCAAGAATTATGGTTGCAAGGTGAATGATTCTATTATGAACAATAGTTTTGCTAGGTCTCACTGTATCGAGGCTACTGATTTTTCTAGGGGAATTTGGATCATTTGGCAGGATACTTTTGACATTGAAGTGGTCTTGAATCATAAACAATTTGTGCACTGCAAATTACcgagaataataaatttgtccCTTTGTTTACGATTGTATATGCCAGTCCTAACCCAGTTATGAGGAAGCACTTTTGGGTCTAacttaatataattgaaaagatTGTTTAGGGCCCCTGGATTGTAggtgaagattttaatgttattcTATATGCTTCGAAGAAGAGAGGGCTCCCTTAATTGAAGTTgagtttgtattttatttcGACAATGGTTTCACTCAAATAAGATACATGACCTTTACTTTAAAGGCCACGATACACTTGGGCCCAGGGGAATCTGTACAAAAGACTTGATAGCGTTATTTGCAATGATGCTTAGTTCAGAATATTGACTGAAGGCTCAGTTTtgcatattccaaaacctAAGTCTTTCAAAACTTAAGTATGATGACAGACCAGTGTTGGCTTTTTTTAATAGTATGAAAGGCATGTACATGGCCCCAAGCCATTCTattttttggcaacttggatTACGAACAAAGACTTAAGACTTTGCAAATTTTGTTGCCTTCCATTAGAGTTCCACTGCTCCATATATGAAGGTTGCTAAGATCTTTACCAGCAAGGTGGCTCAATGGAACAATGAGTGCTTTAGGAATATTTAACATAGGAAAAGGCTTATCTCGTCTTAGGGGGATCAAGAGAGCCTTAGAGGTTTATGATTCCAAGAGCCTTAATCAACTAGAATGGAAACTTTGCAGAGAGCTTGAGGAAGTTATTAACCAAGAAGAATTACTCTGGTTACAAAATCTTGAAAAGATTAGCTGAGTTATGGTGACCGTAATACAACTTTTTTCCACCAAAAAACTATTACCAAAcgaaaaaagaattaaatcaCAGCAATTCAAGATGATTTAGGCCAATGGTTATACAACAGTGAGGACATTAAGGAGCACActgttaaatttttctttgctttgtACACTTAAGAGACGTTTGACTTTCATCCTTATGGCCATACGGGTTGTTTCCATCCTATAGGTAAAGATATGCTTCATATGCTTTAAGCATTTGTAAATGATAATGAAATCAACTCGACTATTTTCAGTATGAAACCACTAAAAGCCCTTAGAGTGGATGGACTTTATACGGTGTTTTGTCAGTCTCAATGGTCTGTCGTTGGGCCCTCggtttgttgttttattaagaatatttttgtgaataagCACATCCCTATGGAGATTAACAGGAACCTTTTACTCCTCATTCCGAAAGCTGATAATCCTCTCAATTTAAAGATGTATCGGCCCATAAGCCTTTGTACTATGGTTTATAAGACAATGACCAAGCTGCCTGCTAATAGACTTCAAACTATCCTTCCTTATGTCATTGGGCCGCATCAAACGAGCTTCGTTAGTAGGATGACATATTATTGAGAACATTGTTGTCGCTCATGCATTGGTCCATTCCATGCTGAGGAAATTTGGTAGGAGAGGTGCTATGGCTATTAAAGTAGATCTTGAAAACACTTATGACAGGTTAAGTTAGagctttattttttgataCTTTACTAGAGACGGCCATCCTGATGGATATCATTCATGTTATTATGAAATGTATTACCACCGCAATGATAAATGTTCTTTAGAATGGTGAGCTTACGAAGGATTTTGTACCCTCCAGGGGCATTGGACAAGGGGATCCTATCTCCCTTTATATCTTTGTGTTGTGTATTGAAAGGCCGAGCCATGGCATTTCTAAAGCAATGAGTGAGGGTGCGTGGAAACCAGTGTGtctctcaagaaatggaaCCCCCCTCTCACGTTGATTTTTTACTGACGATCTCCTATTGTTGGTCGAAGCCTCATCGTGACCAGGCAAGGATTGTTAACTCGATCTTGGAGAATTTCTGTAACAGCTCTGGAGTTAAAGTTAACATAACTAAAACCCAACTATTTTTCTCAAAGAATGTCCATAATGGTGAGGCCTCTCACATTGGCAAATTCCTTGGCTTTACAATCACAAAGGATCTTAGAATGCCATTGCTTCATTCACGGGTAACCAGGATGACGTATcatgaaattattaacaaGGTAGAAAAACACCTCTTGGGTTGGAAGGCTTCGCATTTATCCCTGGCGGGAAGAATCATGCTTACTCAATCTGTTTTACAAGCAATACCTTTATATGCCATGCAAATGTTGGAGCTTCCAACGGgggttaataatattgatcaAATCTATAAAAGGTTTATATGGAGTGGTTCGGATGATCGTAGAAAGATGAGTCTTATCAGTTGGCCCAAGGTTTGTCAACTAAAAATTTATGGCGGCTCAGGGCTTAAAAACCTTGGGATGATGAACAGAGTCTTAATTATGGAACTGGCGTGGGGGCTGATTTCTTAATCAACAAGTCTTTGGTGTAGAGTGCTCTATATAAAATATGGGCTAGCTGATTCGGATTTCCCACCTGTGTTACCAACTCGTAATGGTTTGCATTTGTGAAAATCAATTGGAAAGGTTtggtttgataattttaagGGGCTTCAGTGGAATATAGGAAATGGCAGAAGGGTTCGATTTCAGTGGGATTGATGGGTTACAAAGAACAAACCCTTGGTTTCTTATGCGGTGGCCTCTGATCCAGATGATAGTCtaatgaaattggttgttgattttgttgatgCTAACGGCAACTAGCGCTGGGAATTTTTTAAACACCTTTTCCATAATTCTATTATTCTAAGAATTGCAGCAATTTAGCCGCCAATGGAAGGAAAGGGTgatgatcaaatttttttgggCCAATTCGCAACGGGGGGAATTCTCTGTCAAGTTTGGTTATACGACCATTACTGATGTAGAAAACTCACTGAAGCCTTGCTTGGAAATGGAAGGGACCGCCTCGTGTGCAAGCTTTTATTTGGCTTGCTCTACATGATCGATTGAAGACAAAAGTTGAAATTGGGCGGATATATTCATATTGATTGGACCTGTGACCATTATGGGGTGGCAACAGAGACTACACTTCATGTCCTTCACAACTGTTTTATGGCCAGAAGATTGTGGAACCAATTCCTCCCGAGTGAATGTCATCagcctttcttttctttaaatctTAGAGATTGGCTAACTCTTAACTTGAGTAGTAACCGATGCATAGAGAATGGTTTGACGTGGTCTTCTGCGTTTGGGGTCGCGATATGGAGACTTTGGTTTTGGTGAAatcaaaattagtttaatcaGTTATCCATGGATACCTTTAGCATGCTACAAGATATTATTACACGAGCAAAGGAGATCTCTAGCATGAACAAGTCTGGTCTAAATGGGAAGGGAAGGAAACTGGAGAAATGGATCGGTTGTCAGCCTCCTGTATGGCCATGGTGTAAACTCAACTCTGATATGGTGcttgtaaaagaaattaatgagGGCTCTACTGCTGGTGGACTTCTCCGGGACTCCAATAGGAATTGGGTTGATGGTTTTCCGATGAACATCGGTTACTGCTCGGTCACAGTTGCAGAACTACATGGTGTTTATCAAGGCTTGGTCATGGCTTGGGACCACAGTGTTTGTTGGCTGCTTATTGAAGTTGATAGCCGGTGTGTTGTTCAAATACTAAAAAATCTTAGGGTGATGACTAATGAATATTCCCTTTAGTAAGGTCAATTAAAGAGCTCATGCACAGGAGTTGGTACATTACAGTTAACCATATTTATAGGGAGGCAAATTTTGCTGCAGACTCCTCGGTGAATTACACTGCCAACCTTCCCATTGGCCTTCACAAATTGAGTAGTCCCTCAGCTAGTGTCActccttttcttcttcatgaTATGTATGGGATTGCTTACCCTCACTTAATGTCTTCTTAACTCTGTTGCAAGAGCCCCttttgtgtgtatatatatatatatatatatatatatattggtcTTTTGCATTCCTCTCTCTACCTACTATGGGACTTACCGCTTGATACCATTAgtaaatttctttcttgaagTGCCAATGGGGTTACCTATCTCTTGGTTTTGCTAGGTTCtacttatgttttttttttcttttttctaacaTAATTGTTCTTAGAGTCGAACTATTAGCACCCCTTCAAAATCTTATTGAAACccctttttcaattatatttcatttaatataaaaaataccttttttttttctaaatgaacactcttttcatttatgaatttttgagtttttaatattttttctcacTCTTTCGGTCTTAATATTTGTGTTCCTCTCtacaaacttttttaattaattaatttttaaaaattaaaaaataagaaaaatattatacttagaaaataatgaatattttataggtctaatacaattttatcccacctataaattttttgtttcgcaattaatttgagaattattaaaaaattatttgcagtgggataaaattttatttaacttatttttctattgtattgtatcttaattaagttgttatgtttattataagaattttgttttggcTTAAAAGATTACTTCTTAAATTcagattattttaatgataataaaaagatatttatattctgcaagcaaaataaaattgaagagaaaaagaaaatataaatagcttaattctatttatatttatccttaaatataattttaatataataaggGTTTTATAATAGGGGTTTTCACAATGTCCCCCAAATTGAGTTTATTTCGGgttctttattcttttagcAAAGTTAATATCGAACTAGTACTCGAATTTGCCAAAGAAAAAGacatttctattattattaaaacaagtCTAATTAAAAACACCAATTTTATCAGTACCTTCATGTCCTCAACAAATGAAGGGAATCCACCAATTGTCATAAAGGTTATGAATGAAGCTACAAACATGAGCAGTGAACCTCTAGCCTGAAAGAACCAAATAATTGATTAATCAAAGTAGTTAATtcacattttcaaaataatccATGATATATCTactaaatttttcttgttacCTGAATTGAACGGTAACCAGTCCCGAGATTGCTAAATAAAGTGGCAAGACCCAATGCCATGGAGATATAGATAGCTAGGCGAAACCAATAGTAGCCTAGATCACGATACATGTTGACAAAAGACCTTCTTGTGAGAACGTGACACTGAGTAAGAAAGCTTGCATGCTTTCGTTTCTTCTCCAGAGTTCCATAATTCTGAATTAATGTAACCCAagtgaaaatttcaaatcttttctatattaattttctgaacaaacattaatattaactataagttatgaaattaattagttaatgcTTGCTCCGTTGCTCACCTGCTTACATATTTCAGCTACCTGGCTTCCAACTTGTTCATAGATACCACATGATTTGTATGACcttttaagaatattaattacttCTTCTGTTGGTATTTCGCCATCAGCTAAACCTTCTTCTGCCTCCTGTGGATaacaacattttttaattacattttttcttctattaGAGTACCATTTGGTATTGCTGTTGAGTATATTATTGTATAGTGTCTCATAAACACTCACtactataaattatttagaagTTATGGTGATTTTACCtcccaattattttaaaagtagtaAATACTTCTTTAATCCTTATAATTGAACTAATTAACCAATTAGTCtatatactaaaaaataaccTAAAAGGTCCCTGtcatatatatgttatttcaGACATAAACACTAATTTACTCTTAAAAGTTATGTCCAATAGCTATCAAAATAATGACAAGGGTGCTTTGCCTTGTTTTTATCCATTTAGCGATTAACTGATTAATTGGCTCATATTCTAGAGATTGAAGGAgtattttaacaattttaaagACTTTGTTTACCGAACATTATCAACTTCTAATTCACAACTAaaacttgtatttttttttttttaatccgatgTAGCTTAAAACCACATCTCTACAACAAACTAAATCCTTTAGCAGCAAATTAAGTGAGAATTGaaagacttaaaataaaaacatattgtACCTTTTGGAAATCCTTGTTTATGGTTTTGAGAAAGTGATCAGATGGATTCTGGTGGGTCGGGCAAGGGAAGCcattaaaagcaaaaaactGCGTGGAAATGAAAAGCAAGGTTAATTAAGATAGTTATATTAGCTACCCGcggatttaatttttcaaaattctgaTTTTCTTGCTTGCCTCATTAGCTGCAGTAGCTGGACCAAAATAGACAGTTTGGCCTGCAGAAAGAAGACAAAGATTGTGAAAAAGCTGAAAAACTTCACTGCTAGGTTGATGGATTGATGCTATTATTGTCCTTCCAATTCCATCTCTTTGACCCAGCTTAGCAATCCTGCTCATTACGTAATATGAAGCAGCACTATCAAGTCCGCTTGTTGGTTCATCAAGAAATAGAAGTTTTGGTCGGGTCAAAATATCGATGCTAATGCTAACTCTCCTCTTTTGGCCACCACTAAGTCTTCGTATTCTTGTATTCATGGCATCTTGAAGCCCCATTTCCCTTATCGTCACTTCTGCTCTTTCTTTCTTATCTGATTTTGGCATTGTGTCCGGCAACTGAAGCTGAGCCGAGTAGTAAACGGCTTCTTTAACTGTTAGCGTAGTGATCAATGTATCATCTTGTGTCACATAGGCCTGAGTTCACAATTTGACAATTGAGGGATATCATtaattagaatcaaaattagaaaattaaattaaggacAATTGCTGTACTGTCTTTGCTTTAGGGTAGCAGGATAATCCCCAGCCGGCCCCTTCAACATATTGTACCAGTTATGGTTTTGTATCAAGGTATGATTAggattttattacatttttattttatctaattacTACCAATCACAGTACTGTAAAAAGATCAACAATCCGCATCCGAATCCATTACCAGGAACGATTACTTAAGGGTTAATGTATGTCCctacaattattaaatttaacttaTAGTCCAATTTTggaaaatcaataaatattttcaataaattaattaagatttttcttaAAGAGCAAATATCCCCCTACCACTTTgatgttttgtaatttatcaaaaatatactaattacttttttcttttcggttATTGATCTGAAATTTACAAAGTGCACCactctttcatttttgtgtTAATACCTTtggaaattttaatagaatattaattattttgtccCTAAACGTAAAAAGACTATTTAATCACAActaattgacaaaaaaattcatttgtagATGTTGGGACTAATAACAACTACAAATTTAGTTATACAAACTCATAAATCCTACTAATTTAAAGACATAAAATCACTAAAATAAGCACTCTAACTAATTTGTAGCTCATTTGTAATATAAATCATGACCCGCTACTTATATAATCTTATCTTGCATAACATATCTTTGACAACAATACAGAATCTTCAACAACGATAAATCACCAACAAAAATAgtcatatttatattcaaaatatccATAAAACCAATTATGGAAAACTTCGAACATTAGCGTTTGTtctcatcaataaaaataacaaaaatagttAATAGAGAATTTAGAGCTCAGAGTTTGTTctcatcaaatcaaaataataagatatttcaaaagtattcaaaataataacgAGTAAATGGTCTTTTTACATTCaggaaaaatattcattttatttaaaacgtTGTTAGATCTTCCAATGGtttaatggaaaataaaaatggtgatacattttataaactttaggtttaaaaaaaaatcgatgtaatttttataaagtgcAAAACATTAAGTGGTGCTAGAATGTTTCCCCCCTTCccaaaaaacagaaaacaaaacttatttgGATTCTTACTTACGTACCGAGGTTCCATAAGCCAGTGCCTTTTTGTGTCCATTGATTAGAATCTTTCCTGTTTGTCTTGTGTCCGATCCTAGTCTTCCTGGATcatgtaattataattagCCACATGGCCTCAGAAAAAGAGACACACTTAAGAAAtgaacaaatattatatattacaaaCAAAAGCCTATTGATATATACAAGAATCTGCTGAGTTGCTACCA
This window of the Citrus sinensis cultivar Valencia sweet orange chromosome 8, DVS_A1.0, whole genome shotgun sequence genome carries:
- the LOC102630719 gene encoding ABC transporter G family member 1-like, which codes for MSPLGDSITETNEALEMESSNKTANSLINVNEDDGIFLTWKDLTVTIVSNGKKGCSSILEDLTGYAKPGHLLAIMGPSGSGKTTLLDALAGRLGSDTRQTGKILINGHKKALAYGTSAYVTQDDTLITTLTVKEAVYYSAQLQLPDTMPKSDKKERAEVTIREMGLQDAMNTRIRRLSGGQKRRVSISIDILTRPKLLFLDEPTSGLDSAASYYVMSRIAKLGQRDGIGRTIIASIHQPSSEVFQLFHNLCLLSAGQTVYFGPATAANEFFAFNGFPCPTHQNPSDHFLKTINKDFQKEAEEGLADGEIPTEEVINILKRSYKSCGIYEQVGSQVAEICKQNYGTLEKKRKHASFLTQCHVLTRRSFVNMYRDLGYYWFRLAIYISMALGLATLFSNLGTGYRSIQARGSLLMFVASFITFMTIGGFPSFVEDMKFDINFAKRIKNPK